From Hippea alviniae EP5-r, the proteins below share one genomic window:
- a CDS encoding outer membrane protein assembly factor BamD, whose product MKKSIFVIGCGVAFFLAGCSSHKKIIPHEEEKPAYEWYNEGVQDYINHDYQEAEHALTMINAQHPGSIYAKRATLILGDVYFAKGDYMLARDYYRKFLKLYPNSKDVVYAKYRIALSYYKERNGYKCDATPVREAIREFLEFLNEYPNNPYKDKVYYYLTKSVEELYQHELFVAKFYADLDEFKAAENRLNYMYKHFKNIKFNDEMLYYLSKVYYALGRKKEAYEFFKELKNRFPNSKYTEELRKLFHE is encoded by the coding sequence GTGAAAAAGTCAATTTTCGTTATAGGGTGTGGTGTGGCTTTTTTCCTTGCTGGATGCTCATCGCACAAGAAAATCATACCACACGAAGAAGAAAAACCAGCCTATGAGTGGTACAATGAAGGAGTCCAAGATTACATAAACCACGATTATCAGGAAGCAGAGCATGCACTTACAATGATAAATGCCCAGCACCCAGGCAGTATCTATGCAAAAAGAGCTACACTTATTCTTGGTGATGTTTATTTCGCTAAAGGCGATTATATGCTTGCACGAGATTATTACAGAAAATTCTTAAAACTCTATCCAAACAGCAAAGATGTTGTGTATGCAAAATACAGAATAGCTCTAAGCTATTACAAAGAGAGAAATGGTTATAAATGCGATGCAACACCCGTTAGAGAAGCGATAAGGGAGTTTTTAGAGTTCTTAAATGAATATCCAAACAATCCATACAAAGATAAAGTTTACTATTATCTTACAAAAAGCGTTGAAGAATTATATCAACACGAGTTATTTGTGGCAAAATTTTATGCTGATTTAGATGAGTTTAAAGCCGCAGAAAATAGACTAAATTACATGTATAAACACTTTAAAAACATAAAATTCAACGATGAGATGCTTTACTATCTCTCAAAAGTCTATTATGCCTTGGGCAGGAAAAAAGAAGCTTATGAATTCTTTAAAGAACTAAAAAACAGATTCCCAAATAGCAAATACACAGAAGAGCTAAGAAAACTATTCCATGAGTAA
- a CDS encoding Hsp20/alpha crystallin family protein — translation MSNKIALDILEILIKQEYIWEPACDVSVINNKIIVELDIPNLDINSLSINIINGLKLEILGERKRLNREEGVYLLAERVFGKFKKTIDLPTASKRVQDINYEDGILKIVIQGVEHE, via the coding sequence ATGAGTAATAAAATTGCTCTCGATATATTAGAGATTCTCATAAAGCAGGAGTACATATGGGAGCCTGCGTGTGATGTAAGCGTTATAAATAATAAAATAATCGTTGAGCTTGACATACCAAACCTTGATATAAACAGCCTAAGCATTAATATTATAAACGGCCTAAAGCTTGAGATTTTAGGAGAGAGAAAGAGATTGAACAGAGAAGAAGGTGTTTATCTGCTTGCCGAAAGGGTTTTTGGTAAGTTTAAAAAAACCATAGATTTGCCCACAGCTTCAAAAAGAGTGCAAGATATAAATTATGAAGATGGGATATTAAAAATAGTGATACAAGGAGTGGAACATGAGTGA
- the lon gene encoding endopeptidase La yields the protein MSETNSDTMQIPEIAPVLPLRDMVVFPYMIIPLFVGRDFSIKAIDEALSKDRIIITLTQKKANIDEPTADDVYHVGTACLILRMLKMPDGRVKVLVQGLKKVKVKEFKQFTPYIEAQIEEKIDIPPLTEYQEMEIEALMRTIKDQLQQLAAYNKNIPNDIVVIANNIEESDKFADIIASNIQLKTHIAQELLEIESVENRLRKLKEILDKELQLLALQTKIQNQAKEEISKTQKEYFLREQMKAIKKELGEGDISDEIEELKEKIKKAKMPKEAQKEAEKQLSRLAKMHPDSAEANVIRTYLDWMIAMPWNKRSKEKINIKEVQKILDEDHYDIKEAKTRILEYLSVKKLKQDMKGPILCFVGPPGVGKTSLAKSIARAINRKLVRISLGGVRDEAEIRGHRRTYVGALPGRIIQGLKQAGVKNPVFVLDEIDKLSRDFSGDPASALLEALDPEQNNEFEDHYLGVPFDLSEVFFITTANTTETIPPPLLDRMEVIRLSGYTVEEKIKIAKKYIIPKQIKEHGLENFKINFTDAAIRKIIENYTREAGVRNLEKTISKVLRKIARKIAEGSKETEFSITANNITKYLGVPPFNVDEKLDKDYVGIATGLAWTPVGGSILFIEVSKVKGSGKLILTGSLGDVMKESAQAALTFARSRYKMLGLEEDFHEKYDLHIHVPEGATPKDGPSAGITMATAIISCLTEIPVRHDIAMTGEITLRGRVLPIGGLKEKTLAALRAGINEIIIPYDNKKDAEEVMNQIKSKKLKYHYAKTMEDVLQKALTKPLKV from the coding sequence ATGAGTGAGACAAACAGCGACACCATGCAGATACCAGAGATAGCACCAGTTTTACCTTTAAGAGACATGGTTGTCTTTCCATATATGATAATACCCTTGTTTGTTGGAAGAGATTTTTCAATCAAAGCGATAGACGAAGCACTATCAAAAGATAGAATAATCATAACATTAACCCAAAAAAAGGCAAATATAGACGAACCAACAGCAGACGATGTATATCATGTCGGAACAGCATGTTTAATCTTAAGAATGTTAAAGATGCCAGACGGCAGAGTCAAGGTTTTAGTTCAGGGATTAAAAAAGGTAAAGGTAAAAGAGTTTAAACAGTTTACACCATACATAGAAGCCCAGATAGAAGAGAAAATTGACATACCACCATTGACAGAATATCAAGAAATGGAAATAGAAGCCCTAATGCGCACTATAAAAGACCAGCTCCAGCAACTTGCAGCATACAATAAGAACATTCCAAATGACATAGTCGTTATAGCAAATAACATAGAAGAGTCCGATAAATTCGCAGACATAATAGCAAGCAACATTCAACTAAAAACTCATATAGCTCAAGAACTTTTGGAAATAGAGTCTGTTGAAAATAGATTAAGAAAGTTAAAAGAGATACTGGATAAAGAGTTACAACTATTGGCACTTCAAACAAAGATTCAAAATCAAGCAAAAGAAGAGATATCAAAAACGCAGAAAGAGTATTTCCTGCGAGAACAGATGAAAGCAATCAAGAAAGAGCTTGGAGAAGGCGATATATCTGACGAGATAGAAGAACTAAAAGAGAAAATCAAAAAAGCAAAGATGCCAAAAGAAGCCCAAAAAGAAGCAGAAAAACAGCTCTCAAGATTAGCAAAGATGCATCCAGACTCTGCAGAAGCAAATGTGATCAGGACATACTTAGACTGGATGATTGCAATGCCATGGAATAAACGCTCAAAAGAGAAGATAAACATAAAAGAAGTTCAAAAAATTTTAGACGAAGATCATTACGACATAAAAGAAGCAAAAACAAGAATTTTGGAGTATCTGTCGGTTAAAAAACTCAAACAGGATATGAAAGGACCTATTTTGTGTTTCGTTGGACCACCAGGTGTTGGTAAAACTTCACTTGCAAAATCGATAGCAAGGGCAATAAATAGAAAGCTCGTAAGAATATCGCTTGGCGGTGTAAGAGACGAAGCAGAAATAAGAGGCCACAGAAGAACCTATGTTGGAGCACTGCCAGGCAGAATTATTCAAGGATTAAAGCAAGCCGGAGTTAAAAACCCTGTATTTGTGTTAGACGAGATAGATAAACTCAGTAGGGATTTTTCAGGAGACCCAGCAAGCGCTTTACTTGAAGCATTAGACCCTGAGCAGAATAACGAGTTTGAAGACCACTATCTTGGCGTTCCGTTTGATTTAAGCGAAGTGTTCTTTATAACAACGGCAAATACAACAGAGACGATACCGCCACCACTACTCGACAGAATGGAAGTGATAAGACTAAGCGGCTATACAGTTGAAGAGAAGATAAAGATAGCCAAAAAATACATAATACCAAAACAAATAAAGGAACATGGACTTGAAAACTTTAAGATAAACTTCACCGATGCCGCAATAAGAAAGATTATAGAGAATTATACACGCGAAGCTGGAGTAAGAAACCTTGAAAAAACCATATCAAAGGTTCTAAGAAAAATAGCAAGAAAGATAGCCGAAGGTTCAAAAGAGACGGAATTTTCAATAACGGCAAACAACATAACCAAATATTTAGGTGTTCCACCATTCAATGTTGATGAGAAACTGGACAAGGATTATGTAGGTATAGCAACAGGCCTTGCATGGACGCCTGTTGGCGGTTCAATCCTGTTTATAGAAGTCTCAAAGGTTAAGGGCTCTGGTAAGCTGATTCTTACAGGTTCTTTGGGAGATGTTATGAAGGAGTCGGCTCAAGCCGCTCTAACATTTGCTCGAAGCAGGTATAAGATGCTTGGGCTTGAAGAAGACTTCCATGAGAAATACGACTTACATATTCATGTGCCCGAAGGTGCAACACCAAAAGATGGCCCAAGTGCCGGTATAACAATGGCAACAGCAATTATCTCCTGTTTAACCGAAATACCCGTAAGACACGATATAGCCATGACAGGTGAAATAACACTGCGCGGAAGGGTCCTGCCGATTGGTGGATTGAAAGAGAAAACACTCGCAGCATTGCGTGCAGGGATAAATGAGATAATTATACCGTATGACAACAAAAAGGATGCAGAAGAAGTTATGAATCAGATAAAATCCAAAAAATTAAAGTATCATTACGCCAAAACAATGGAAGATGTATTGCAGAAGGCTTTAACAAAACCGCTAAAAGTATAA
- a CDS encoding FtsX-like permease family protein yields the protein MANFENFLAVKYIKSSKGKERFISFSSLMSILGIIVGVAALIIVMGVMNGFDKELEKKILDITPHVFIKNSYGVFDYSNSFIDKLKKEKGVKFVYPLLTTQGMLSCCNFSTGIVINGINPNRNNPVEKYIIKGKLTDSGVVIGYELAKMLGIGIGETVRVILPFGKTTPFGFAPLSFKAQVSGIFKCGMYDYDSTFVYIPLSMLWNKTNLKGKINTIAIELKEPFKAEEFSNRLAMQLPENFYTSNWIQINSNFFTALKLEKTAMFIILLLVVLVAAFNITSSLTMMVMEKTKEIAILRSLGATEKNIKNIFIKQAAIIGVIGVFIGDVLGITLSFLLKKYHFIELPKSVYYITTIPVDINLFYIALISILSFLLVILSGLYPASKASKLNIVQVLRS from the coding sequence ATGGCAAATTTTGAAAACTTCTTAGCCGTAAAATATATAAAATCGTCCAAAGGGAAAGAGAGATTTATCTCTTTCTCTTCTTTAATGTCAATTCTTGGCATAATAGTAGGTGTTGCAGCTTTAATAATTGTTATGGGCGTGATGAACGGATTTGACAAAGAGCTTGAGAAAAAGATTTTAGACATAACGCCACATGTATTTATAAAAAACAGCTATGGCGTGTTTGATTACAGTAATTCGTTTATTGATAAACTAAAAAAGGAAAAGGGTGTTAAATTCGTCTATCCACTGCTTACAACTCAGGGTATGTTAAGCTGCTGCAATTTCTCAACAGGCATCGTCATAAACGGTATAAACCCAAATAGAAATAATCCTGTTGAAAAATACATAATCAAAGGCAAACTTACGGATAGTGGCGTGGTTATTGGCTATGAGCTTGCAAAGATGCTGGGCATAGGTATTGGAGAAACAGTAAGAGTAATATTGCCATTTGGCAAAACAACACCGTTTGGCTTTGCACCATTATCATTCAAAGCTCAGGTAAGTGGCATATTCAAATGTGGCATGTATGATTACGATTCAACCTTTGTTTATATTCCACTCTCCATGCTGTGGAACAAGACCAATCTAAAAGGTAAGATAAACACAATAGCAATAGAGTTAAAAGAGCCTTTTAAAGCAGAAGAGTTCTCTAACAGATTAGCTATGCAACTGCCTGAAAATTTTTACACATCAAACTGGATTCAGATAAACAGCAACTTCTTTACGGCTCTAAAATTAGAAAAAACGGCTATGTTTATTATTCTGCTTTTGGTTGTGCTCGTTGCTGCATTCAATATCACAAGCTCTCTAACAATGATGGTAATGGAGAAAACAAAAGAGATAGCGATACTCAGAAGCTTAGGTGCAACAGAAAAAAACATCAAAAACATATTTATAAAACAAGCAGCCATCATTGGTGTAATCGGTGTGTTTATTGGCGATGTTTTAGGCATAACATTGAGCTTTCTGCTTAAAAAATACCACTTCATAGAGCTTCCAAAAAGCGTCTATTACATAACAACCATACCTGTTGACATAAATCTGTTTTACATTGCACTTATAAGCATTTTATCCTTTCTGCTTGTTATTCTATCTGGATTATACCCAGCGTCAAAGGCATCAAAACTAAATATCGTTCAGGTTTTAAGGTCATGA
- a CDS encoding ABC transporter ATP-binding protein, producing MILLKTTNIKKGFLSAGKRITILNGINLEVKENEMVAIMGVSGSGKSTLLHILGLLSKPDEGKLIFLDREIEFDEKKTAQLRNEHIGFVFQFYSLMGELTVYENIALPYMIKNSKKPEKESVLNLLELVGLNRNKIDAYPNTLSGGELQRVALARALINSPELLIADEPTANLDKKSSIDIVKTMKQINQETGHSFIIATHSYDVAKVCDRILYLSEGVLSEKA from the coding sequence ATGATTCTGCTCAAAACTACAAATATAAAAAAGGGCTTTCTTTCGGCTGGTAAAAGAATCACCATTTTAAATGGCATAAATCTTGAAGTCAAAGAGAATGAGATGGTTGCTATAATGGGTGTTTCTGGCTCTGGTAAAAGCACTCTATTACATATTTTGGGTTTGTTAAGCAAGCCAGATGAAGGTAAACTGATATTCTTAGATAGAGAGATAGAGTTTGATGAGAAAAAAACGGCTCAACTCAGAAACGAACATATCGGTTTCGTATTTCAGTTTTACTCTCTAATGGGAGAGCTGACGGTTTATGAGAATATTGCCCTACCCTACATGATAAAAAACAGCAAAAAGCCAGAAAAAGAGAGTGTTTTAAATTTACTTGAGCTTGTTGGATTAAACAGAAACAAAATAGATGCCTATCCAAACACACTTTCTGGCGGTGAACTTCAAAGAGTTGCTTTAGCACGGGCTTTAATAAACTCACCAGAGCTGTTAATAGCCGATGAGCCAACAGCCAATCTTGACAAAAAGAGTTCAATAGATATAGTAAAGACTATGAAACAAATCAACCAAGAAACTGGGCACTCTTTTATTATAGCTACTCATAGCTATGATGTTGCAAAAGTGTGTGATAGAATATTATACCTTTCGGAAGGGGTTTTAAGTGAAAAAGCTTAG